The following proteins come from a genomic window of Flavobacterium eburneipallidum:
- a CDS encoding nucleotidyl transferase AbiEii/AbiGii toxin family protein — protein sequence MALDANNIYRKQVQLLVRVLPLVDTEKCFALKGGTAINLFYRALPRLSIDIDLLYIPMDDRDTALLNIREALSRISKLIQQKIPGTKVQNTHDQSDALRLIVSQDEIRIKVELSPVIRGTVFSEVRMEVVEEVEREFGYVEMQVASLPDLYAGKLCAALDRQHPRDLFDVKFLLENEGLTDNLRKTFLIFLISHQRPMSELLAPNRKDISEIYETEFKQMAEVDVPLEQLEEARENLIYQINSQMTENEKKFLLSFKNKTPDWNLLEMENITVIANLPSVLWKMINLEKMPTHKHKEAYDKLQNILYTISNTTKIPFKAYPKF from the coding sequence ATGGCTTTAGACGCAAACAATATATACCGCAAACAGGTACAACTTTTAGTCCGTGTTTTACCGTTAGTGGATACTGAAAAATGTTTTGCATTAAAAGGTGGAACAGCAATTAATTTGTTTTACAGAGCTTTGCCTCGACTTTCTATTGACATTGATTTACTATACATTCCGATGGATGATCGAGATACAGCATTACTAAATATTAGAGAAGCTTTATCAAGAATAAGCAAATTGATACAACAAAAAATACCTGGAACCAAAGTACAAAACACACACGACCAAAGCGATGCACTACGCTTAATTGTAAGTCAAGATGAAATTCGCATCAAAGTAGAATTATCGCCAGTAATCAGAGGAACTGTTTTTTCAGAAGTTAGAATGGAAGTTGTTGAAGAAGTGGAAAGAGAATTTGGATATGTAGAAATGCAAGTAGCATCGCTTCCAGATTTATATGCGGGTAAATTATGTGCGGCTTTAGACAGACAACATCCAAGAGATTTATTTGATGTAAAATTTCTTCTCGAAAACGAAGGTTTAACAGATAATTTACGAAAAACATTCTTAATATTTCTAATAAGTCATCAACGACCAATGTCAGAACTGTTGGCACCAAATCGAAAAGATATTAGCGAAATCTACGAAACCGAGTTCAAACAAATGGCTGAAGTTGATGTACCTTTAGAACAATTGGAAGAAGCTAGAGAAAATCTAATTTATCAAATCAATTCACAAATGACAGAGAATGAAAAGAAATTTCTTTTGTCTTTCAAAAACAAAACTCCTGATTGGAATTTACTAGAAATGGAAAATATTACAGTAATTGCTAATCTTCCTTCGGTACTTTGGAAAATGATAAATCTTGAAAAAATGCCAACTCATAAGCACAAAGAAGCGTATGATAAATTGCAAAATATACTATATACTATATCCAATACAACAAAAATACCCTTTAAAGCATATCCCAAATTCTAA
- a CDS encoding DUF5107 domain-containing protein has translation MKTQDVIMPLTENFKDEKITSYLIQSTVHEDGVVRVWAEDVLLPTYQIGEEEKNPIFLEKRVYQGSSGAVYPYPVVEKISDVKVDQSYHALFLENKYIKIMILPELGGRIHMAYDKVKQCHFVYYNQVIKPALVGLTGPWISGGIEFNWPQHHRPSTFLPTDYSIEENTDGSKTVWCNEVERMFRTKGMQGFTLHPDKAYIEIKVKVYNRTAFHQTFLWWANPAVVVNESYKSVFPPDVNAVFDHGKRDVSKFPIATGEYYKQDYSAGVDISKYKNIPVPTSYTAVSSKYNFVGGYEDNVQAGLLHVANHHVSPGKKQWTWGNGDFGLAWDRNLTDVDGPYIELMTGVFTDNQPDFSWLQAYEEKSWVQYFMPYAEVGYVKNATKDAMINIEVEGDNANLVLYTTSLFENLKLVLKDNEGLVLFQDEITISPLNPYKNSVSIGNRLSENLIFSIYTAEGKILVEYQEENPELKPVPDPAKAALEPKDILSIEQLFLTGLHLEQYRHATYNPMDYYLEALRREPKDMRCNNALGLLAMRRGQFKEAEGYFNTAIETLTERSPNPYDGEPHYNLGFCLKMQGKLEDAYKSLFKSTWNAAWQDAAFYALAQIDSIKGEWSEALERIESCLVRNWHNHKGRQLKASILRKLNRNEVMMSQN, from the coding sequence ATGAAAACACAAGACGTAATAATGCCCTTGACCGAAAATTTTAAAGACGAAAAGATAACTTCTTATTTAATACAATCCACTGTACATGAAGATGGTGTTGTTCGTGTGTGGGCAGAAGATGTATTATTGCCAACTTACCAAATAGGGGAAGAGGAAAAAAATCCAATTTTCCTTGAAAAACGAGTTTATCAAGGAAGTTCTGGTGCTGTATATCCTTATCCTGTTGTAGAAAAAATATCGGATGTCAAGGTAGATCAATCCTATCATGCTTTATTCCTAGAAAATAAATACATAAAAATCATGATATTGCCTGAATTGGGCGGTCGTATCCACATGGCTTATGACAAGGTAAAGCAATGTCATTTTGTTTATTATAATCAAGTAATAAAGCCAGCTCTTGTTGGACTTACAGGTCCTTGGATTTCTGGAGGAATTGAGTTTAATTGGCCACAACACCATCGACCAAGTACCTTTCTTCCAACTGATTATAGTATTGAAGAAAATACAGATGGAAGTAAAACAGTTTGGTGCAATGAAGTAGAGCGCATGTTTAGAACCAAAGGAATGCAAGGATTTACTTTACACCCTGACAAAGCGTATATTGAGATAAAAGTAAAAGTGTACAATAGAACAGCTTTTCATCAAACTTTTTTGTGGTGGGCAAATCCAGCAGTTGTGGTTAATGAAAGCTACAAGTCCGTATTTCCTCCAGATGTCAATGCTGTTTTTGATCACGGGAAACGAGATGTTTCAAAATTTCCAATCGCAACAGGAGAATATTATAAGCAAGACTATTCAGCTGGGGTGGACATCTCCAAGTACAAAAACATTCCTGTCCCTACATCTTACACGGCTGTTTCCTCCAAATATAATTTTGTTGGAGGTTATGAGGATAATGTTCAAGCAGGTTTGCTTCACGTTGCAAACCATCATGTATCACCAGGAAAAAAACAATGGACATGGGGTAATGGAGATTTTGGACTTGCATGGGATAGAAATTTAACAGATGTTGACGGACCTTATATCGAATTGATGACGGGTGTTTTTACAGATAACCAGCCTGATTTTTCTTGGTTGCAAGCCTATGAGGAAAAATCTTGGGTACAGTATTTTATGCCTTATGCCGAAGTGGGCTATGTAAAAAATGCTACCAAGGATGCAATGATCAATATTGAAGTTGAGGGTGACAATGCCAATTTAGTTTTATACACAACCAGTCTTTTCGAAAATTTAAAATTAGTACTCAAAGACAATGAAGGACTTGTGTTATTTCAAGATGAAATCACGATTTCACCGTTAAATCCGTATAAAAATAGCGTTTCGATTGGAAATAGATTATCGGAGAATTTGATTTTTTCGATCTATACAGCGGAAGGGAAGATACTTGTTGAATATCAAGAAGAAAATCCAGAATTAAAACCAGTTCCAGATCCAGCAAAAGCTGCTCTGGAGCCAAAAGATATTTTGTCTATTGAACAATTGTTTTTAACAGGTTTGCATCTAGAGCAATACCGTCATGCTACCTACAATCCTATGGATTATTATTTGGAGGCTTTAAGAAGAGAACCAAAAGACATGCGTTGCAATAATGCGTTAGGATTATTGGCTATGAGACGAGGACAGTTTAAAGAAGCTGAAGGCTATTTTAATACCGCAATTGAAACTTTAACAGAACGTAGTCCAAATCCTTATGATGGTGAGCCTCACTACAATTTAGGGTTTTGTTTGAAAATGCAAGGCAAATTGGAAGATGCCTATAAATCATTATTCAAGTCCACTTGGAATGCGGCTTGGCAAGATGCAGCTTTTTATGCTCTAGCCCAAATTGATAGCATAAAAGGAGAATGGTCAGAAGCATTGGAACGCATAGAATCCTGTTTGGTTAGGAATTGGCACAATCATAAAGGTCGTCAATTAAAAGCTTCTATTTTAAGAAAATTAAACAGAAACGAAGTAATGATGTCCCAAAATTAA
- a CDS encoding AraC family transcriptional regulator gives MEKIADGFKGERAIVVPYSIRHFQSENQLTNTFFITHIGYYPNAKHHFRKRSKGALENILIYCENGKGFITIEDEKFALSKNEVFIIPANKTHSYEAEASNPWSIYWIHFKGTNTPFYSSIFEKIINLDDKRLSDRLDLFEEIYQNLEMGFYSDNIEYSSACFQHFLASIKYVDQFLKTKTVDEDTLDVIHKSIIFMKNNLTNKITLQQIAQHVGFSSSHFGTLFLEKTSFTPMEYYNQLKVQKSCSLLQFTTMKIKEIAYHLCYYDPFHFSKSFHSVMEISPREYRFRYKVKG, from the coding sequence ATGGAAAAAATAGCCGATGGTTTTAAAGGAGAAAGAGCAATAGTTGTTCCTTACAGTATACGCCATTTCCAATCTGAAAATCAACTTACAAATACATTCTTCATCACACATATTGGTTATTATCCAAATGCTAAACACCATTTTAGAAAACGTTCAAAAGGAGCATTGGAAAACATTCTTATTTATTGTGAAAACGGAAAAGGATTTATAACCATAGAAGACGAAAAATTTGCACTATCCAAAAATGAAGTTTTCATAATTCCGGCAAATAAGACTCATAGTTATGAAGCAGAAGCGTCTAATCCATGGAGTATCTATTGGATTCATTTCAAAGGAACAAATACGCCTTTTTATTCCTCCATTTTTGAAAAAATAATTAACCTCGATGACAAAAGGTTATCAGATAGACTAGACCTTTTCGAAGAAATTTATCAAAATTTAGAAATGGGTTTCTATTCTGATAATATAGAGTATTCAAGTGCTTGCTTTCAACATTTTTTAGCCAGCATAAAATATGTAGATCAATTTTTAAAAACTAAAACTGTCGACGAAGACACTTTAGATGTGATACATAAAAGCATTATTTTTATGAAAAATAATTTGACCAACAAAATAACGCTCCAACAAATTGCACAGCATGTAGGTTTTTCAAGTTCCCATTTTGGAACTTTGTTTTTGGAGAAAACATCATTCACTCCTATGGAATATTACAATCAATTAAAAGTGCAGAAATCATGCTCTTTATTACAATTTACCACTATGAAGATCAAAGAAATTGCTTATCATCTGTGTTATTACGACCCATTCCATTTTTCAAAGTCTTTTCACTCGGTAATGGAAATATCACCGCGAGAATATCGCTTTAGATATAAAGTTAAAGGTTGA
- a CDS encoding DUF2231 domain-containing protein: MNDAHLHMVVNHFPIIGTILGLGILIAGMILKNNSVKNTAYAVFIVGAIFAVFSMATGEGAEELVENMPSVGKKIIHEHEEIAEKLALVLYALGLISVLGLFLTYKNNSKAKMVSYLAVVVAAVGVFFAQQTGTSGGEIRHTEIRVNTIQNTGSEDEN, translated from the coding sequence ATGAACGACGCACACTTACACATGGTAGTAAACCATTTTCCTATTATCGGGACAATTTTGGGACTAGGAATTTTAATTGCAGGAATGATTCTGAAAAACAATTCAGTTAAAAACACTGCTTATGCTGTATTTATTGTAGGAGCAATTTTTGCAGTATTCAGCATGGCGACTGGAGAAGGAGCAGAAGAACTGGTTGAAAATATGCCCTCTGTTGGTAAAAAAATCATCCATGAGCATGAAGAAATCGCCGAAAAATTAGCACTAGTTTTATATGCTTTGGGATTAATTTCGGTATTGGGTTTGTTTTTGACTTATAAAAATAATTCTAAAGCTAAAATGGTTTCTTATCTAGCTGTTGTAGTAGCTGCAGTAGGTGTTTTTTTTGCTCAACAAACAGGAACTTCTGGTGGAGAAATTCGTCACACTGAAATAAGAGTAAATACAATCCAAAATACAGGTTCAGAAGATGAAAATTAA
- a CDS encoding efflux RND transporter periplasmic adaptor subunit, with translation MKKTIFTLIITSLLFSCKDAKTEEPTVKDNGLITVTAAQFQSSGMEIASLVEQDFDVTINTSGKIDVPPQNRAKVTSFIGGYVKATRLLVGDKVTKGQALLTLENTEYLDIQKEYLEVAEQIKYLKSEFERQKTLYDEKITSQKNYLKAESDYRKTLGMYQSLRAKLQLLNINPSQVESGKLTSIVTIYAPITGDIVIMNANVGMPVAPSDVILEIVDTNHLHLELAVFEKDILKVKVGQKITFTVPEANKEVFEAEVHLVGKSIEGNDRTINVHGHLDDNIKQKLLTGMFVEAKININSKKGLSIPQDALIPENNKNFVLLLDNKNSNKFLFKKVPVTVGQKSENRVEIVPNDQINASSKILVKGVFDLAE, from the coding sequence ATGAAAAAAACAATATTTACCCTCATCATAACTTCGCTTTTGTTTTCTTGTAAAGACGCCAAAACCGAAGAACCAACAGTCAAAGATAACGGCTTAATTACGGTCACGGCAGCTCAATTTCAATCATCGGGGATGGAAATAGCAAGTCTCGTTGAACAGGATTTTGATGTTACTATAAATACTTCTGGAAAAATTGATGTTCCGCCTCAAAACAGAGCAAAAGTAACTTCGTTTATTGGAGGATACGTTAAAGCTACTCGACTTTTGGTTGGCGATAAAGTGACTAAAGGTCAAGCACTTTTAACTTTGGAAAACACAGAATATCTTGATATTCAGAAAGAGTATCTAGAAGTAGCCGAGCAAATTAAATACTTGAAATCGGAATTCGAAAGACAAAAAACACTTTATGACGAAAAAATAACTTCCCAAAAAAATTACCTCAAAGCCGAAAGTGATTACAGAAAAACATTGGGAATGTATCAAAGTTTAAGAGCTAAATTGCAATTGTTGAACATCAATCCAAGCCAAGTAGAAAGTGGCAAATTGACTTCAATTGTTACCATTTATGCCCCAATTACTGGCGATATTGTTATTATGAATGCCAATGTCGGAATGCCTGTTGCGCCCTCGGATGTAATTTTGGAAATTGTAGATACCAATCATTTGCATCTGGAATTAGCCGTTTTTGAAAAAGATATTTTAAAAGTAAAAGTAGGGCAAAAAATCACTTTTACCGTTCCAGAAGCTAACAAAGAAGTTTTTGAAGCCGAAGTGCATTTGGTTGGAAAATCGATTGAAGGCAACGACAGAACCATCAATGTTCACGGGCATCTGGACGACAACATCAAGCAAAAATTACTCACAGGAATGTTTGTAGAAGCCAAGATAAATATTAATTCAAAGAAAGGATTATCCATTCCTCAAGATGCTTTAATTCCTGAAAATAACAAAAATTTCGTACTTTTATTAGATAACAAAAACAGTAACAAATTTTTATTTAAGAAAGTACCAGTTACTGTTGGTCAAAAGTCTGAAAACAGAGTCGAAATTGTGCCGAACGACCAAATTAATGCTTCTTCAAAAATACTAGTAAAAGGTGTTTTTGATTTGGCGGAATAA
- a CDS encoding CusA/CzcA family heavy metal efflux RND transporter, with translation MLEKIIAFSLKNKLIVLLFTLGIFGFGIFSVFQISIGAVPDVTNNQVQVITTSRNLSTQDIEQFITYPVEIEMSNLPGVKEIRSVSKFGLSVVTIVFDDDLGTYLPRQLIAEKIKSAAEKIPEGFGTPEMGPITTGLGEIYQYTLEVKPEFKNNYSVTDLRTLQDWVVKRQLSGIKGVVEINTWGGYLKQYEIAISPSRLNAMNISVSDVFKALQNNNGIAGGAYIEKVNQSYFIRAEGKVKSLEDIENIVVKNNNGLPIVIKNVANVRFGHANRFGAITGNGEGEKVLGQVMMLKDANSKKVINDVKDRVAEIQKSLPEGVYINGFLERSELVSKTTFTVAENLILGCLIVIFVVVLLLGNWRSGLVVASVIPLCLLFAISLMNIFGIDANLMSLGAIDFGIIIDGAVIIVEFIAFQIAHKSANLAKLSKEDSQLEIDQITYKSASKMMNSAIFGQLIILIVFIPILSLSGIEGKMFKPMAMTFSFALVGAMLFCFSYVPVVASLFLKPKEENPDSFSNKLIAKLNSLYLPVITWALVNTKKVMYGAIGLLAMAIALFTTMGGEFIPTLDEGDFVIQPVLKTGTSLSKTIETTTKIEKIILKNFPEVQQVVSRIGAAEVPTDPMSMEESDVIVKLKPKSEWVSASSKDELADKIKLAVEEQIPNMEIEFTQPIEMRFNELISGTRSDVAVKIFGENLDVLAKKAQEIEKAIRNVEGASDIIIEKTEGLPQMSVQFDRSKIARYGLNIADLNELIALGFAGKTVGNVFEGEKRFDMVIRLDQNNRHDIEDLKNLYVTTPSGNQIPMQELATIEYTQGPAKISRDNTNRRIVVGINVRNRDLQSVVTDIQKNVSAKVKLPSGYSIEYGGQFENLQSAKARLMIAVPIALFLIFILLYFAFGSIKEALMVYSAIPLSAVGGILFLWIRDLPFSISAGVGFITLFGIAVLNGIVLIEHFKELKHQGITNKDQLILKGTTDRLRPVLLTAAAAALGFLPMAISSSGGAEVQRPLATVVIGGLFTATILTMIVLPVLFKVFDGKEFKKPKFKKYQSGTYIFLLLLSTSFSFAQNANAELDQLIANGIQNNKALKAAQLQVDKTKANINTAYSFDKTNIYYSYDQNNLAVNNNALKVFGIQQRFAFPTVYGAQKSINTAEYEKEKASFEIQKNKLTFNVSSTYHHIVYLQHQEKLYRYLDSLYQNFSKASDRKFELGETNYLEKITAQAKFRKITTTLLQLENDKKAQYEILQSLVQSEDKIVISNTKIESINNATNETSKLLYSSYLESITKNYKNQISLQKQHWLPDLNVDYFQGKNSGLSQSLYGFQVGVGIPLFYFGNKAKTKVAQLELQSWEQQKQNEEQKIDKYISQKINELAKYQEAIHYYNQYGKKLSEEIIKVGNRSYKQGEIDFFQYIQSLENATTIQVDYLDNVLQFNKTQLDLQYLNF, from the coding sequence ATGTTAGAAAAAATTATAGCTTTCAGTCTAAAAAACAAACTTATTGTTTTGTTGTTTACTTTAGGAATTTTTGGATTCGGAATTTTTTCTGTGTTCCAAATTTCCATAGGTGCTGTTCCTGATGTGACTAACAATCAAGTTCAGGTGATTACTACCTCACGTAATCTTTCTACTCAGGATATTGAACAATTTATTACCTATCCGGTGGAGATTGAAATGTCTAATTTGCCTGGAGTAAAAGAAATTCGCTCGGTTTCAAAATTCGGATTATCGGTAGTAACTATTGTTTTTGATGATGATTTAGGAACTTATTTGCCAAGACAATTAATAGCTGAAAAAATAAAATCTGCTGCTGAGAAAATCCCGGAAGGTTTTGGCACACCCGAAATGGGGCCTATAACAACCGGACTGGGTGAAATTTATCAATATACACTTGAAGTAAAACCTGAATTTAAAAACAATTATTCGGTTACGGATTTAAGAACACTTCAGGATTGGGTGGTAAAACGTCAACTTTCAGGAATTAAAGGAGTAGTCGAAATTAATACTTGGGGCGGTTATTTAAAACAATACGAAATAGCCATTTCGCCCTCTCGTTTAAATGCAATGAATATTAGTGTTTCGGATGTTTTTAAAGCCTTGCAAAATAACAACGGAATTGCAGGAGGAGCCTATATTGAAAAAGTCAACCAAAGTTATTTTATTCGTGCCGAAGGAAAAGTAAAATCACTTGAAGATATTGAAAACATAGTAGTTAAAAACAACAACGGATTGCCTATTGTGATAAAAAATGTAGCCAATGTGCGTTTTGGTCACGCCAATCGTTTTGGAGCAATTACCGGAAACGGAGAAGGAGAGAAGGTACTTGGACAAGTAATGATGCTCAAAGATGCCAATTCTAAAAAGGTAATTAATGATGTAAAAGACAGAGTAGCTGAAATTCAGAAAAGTTTACCTGAAGGCGTTTATATCAATGGCTTTTTGGAACGTAGCGAATTAGTAAGTAAAACCACTTTTACAGTTGCCGAAAACCTGATTCTGGGCTGTTTGATTGTTATTTTCGTAGTTGTTTTGTTGCTTGGAAATTGGCGTTCAGGATTGGTTGTAGCATCGGTTATTCCGCTGTGTTTATTGTTTGCCATTTCGTTAATGAATATTTTTGGCATTGATGCCAATTTGATGAGTTTAGGTGCGATTGATTTCGGAATCATTATCGATGGAGCTGTAATTATTGTCGAATTTATTGCGTTCCAAATTGCGCATAAATCAGCAAATTTAGCCAAACTTTCAAAAGAAGATAGTCAACTAGAAATTGACCAGATTACCTACAAAAGTGCTTCAAAAATGATGAATTCGGCTATTTTTGGACAGTTAATTATTTTAATTGTTTTCATTCCAATTCTATCGCTTTCCGGCATTGAAGGAAAAATGTTCAAACCCATGGCAATGACTTTTAGTTTTGCTTTGGTTGGAGCAATGTTGTTTTGTTTTTCGTATGTTCCAGTGGTTGCATCCTTATTTTTAAAACCTAAAGAAGAAAATCCAGATTCATTTTCGAATAAATTAATAGCTAAATTAAATTCGCTTTACTTACCCGTAATCACTTGGGCATTGGTCAATACCAAAAAAGTAATGTACGGTGCCATCGGATTATTGGCAATGGCTATAGCTTTATTTACGACCATGGGAGGCGAATTTATTCCGACTTTGGATGAGGGCGATTTTGTGATTCAGCCTGTTTTAAAAACAGGAACTTCTTTGAGTAAAACCATCGAAACTACAACTAAAATTGAGAAAATAATTCTTAAAAACTTTCCCGAAGTTCAACAGGTGGTGAGTCGAATAGGTGCAGCCGAAGTCCCAACCGATCCAATGAGTATGGAGGAAAGTGATGTTATTGTAAAGTTAAAACCAAAATCCGAATGGGTTTCAGCTTCCAGCAAAGACGAATTGGCTGATAAAATCAAATTAGCAGTCGAAGAACAAATTCCGAATATGGAAATCGAATTTACCCAACCTATTGAGATGCGTTTTAACGAATTAATTTCAGGGACACGTTCGGATGTGGCGGTGAAAATTTTTGGGGAAAATTTAGATGTTTTAGCTAAAAAAGCACAAGAAATTGAGAAGGCCATTAGAAATGTTGAAGGAGCTTCGGATATCATTATAGAAAAAACAGAAGGTTTGCCACAAATGAGTGTACAATTTGACCGTTCTAAAATAGCACGTTATGGATTGAATATTGCTGATTTGAATGAATTGATTGCTCTTGGCTTTGCCGGAAAAACGGTTGGAAATGTGTTTGAAGGCGAAAAACGATTTGATATGGTCATTCGTTTGGATCAAAATAACCGACATGATATTGAGGATTTAAAAAATCTCTATGTAACTACTCCGTCGGGTAATCAGATTCCAATGCAAGAATTGGCAACAATTGAATATACTCAAGGTCCGGCAAAAATTTCTAGAGACAATACCAACAGGAGAATTGTCGTTGGAATTAATGTTAGAAATAGAGATTTACAAAGTGTGGTAACTGACATTCAAAAAAATGTATCTGCCAAAGTAAAATTACCATCTGGGTATTCGATTGAATATGGAGGTCAATTTGAAAACCTTCAAAGTGCCAAAGCCCGATTAATGATTGCTGTACCAATTGCTTTATTTTTAATATTTATACTGTTGTATTTTGCTTTTGGTTCAATCAAAGAAGCTTTGATGGTATATTCGGCAATTCCGCTTTCGGCCGTTGGAGGAATATTGTTTTTATGGATTAGAGATTTGCCATTCAGTATTTCGGCAGGAGTTGGTTTTATTACGTTGTTTGGAATTGCAGTATTAAACGGAATTGTATTAATAGAACATTTTAAAGAATTGAAACACCAAGGAATAACAAACAAAGACCAATTGATTTTGAAAGGGACAACCGATAGATTAAGACCTGTATTACTAACCGCTGCTGCAGCTGCTTTAGGTTTTTTGCCAATGGCAATTTCTTCTTCAGGTGGTGCCGAAGTACAAAGACCGTTAGCAACAGTTGTTATAGGAGGTTTGTTTACGGCTACTATATTAACAATGATTGTGTTGCCTGTTTTATTTAAAGTTTTTGATGGAAAAGAATTTAAGAAACCTAAATTCAAAAAATACCAAAGCGGAACTTATATTTTTTTATTATTGTTGAGTACTTCATTTTCTTTTGCTCAAAATGCTAATGCTGAATTAGATCAATTGATTGCGAATGGAATTCAAAATAATAAAGCTTTGAAAGCAGCACAATTGCAAGTCGATAAAACCAAAGCGAATATCAATACAGCTTATTCTTTTGATAAAACCAATATTTATTACAGCTATGACCAAAATAATTTGGCTGTAAATAACAATGCTTTGAAAGTTTTTGGCATTCAACAGCGTTTTGCTTTTCCGACCGTTTATGGTGCACAAAAAAGCATTAATACTGCCGAATATGAGAAAGAAAAAGCCAGTTTCGAAATTCAAAAAAACAAACTGACTTTTAATGTTTCTAGTACGTATCATCATATCGTGTATTTGCAACATCAGGAAAAACTGTATCGTTATTTGGACAGTTTGTATCAGAATTTCTCCAAAGCCAGCGACAGAAAATTTGAATTAGGAGAAACCAATTATCTCGAAAAAATTACGGCTCAAGCCAAATTCAGAAAGATAACCACCACGCTTTTGCAGCTAGAAAACGATAAAAAAGCACAATATGAAATCTTGCAATCCTTGGTTCAATCCGAAGATAAAATTGTGATAAGCAATACTAAAATAGAATCGATAAATAATGCAACAAACGAAACAAGTAAATTACTTTATTCTTCTTATTTAGAAAGTATTACAAAAAATTATAAGAATCAAATTAGTTTGCAAAAACAACATTGGTTGCCCGATTTAAACGTGGATTATTTTCAAGGAAAAAACAGTGGATTATCACAATCTTTATATGGTTTTCAGGTTGGAGTAGGAATTCCGTTATTTTATTTTGGTAACAAAGCCAAGACCAAAGTAGCCCAATTGGAATTGCAATCTTGGGAACAACAAAAACAAAACGAAGAGCAAAAAATAGATAAATATATTAGCCAGAAAATAAATGAATTGGCAAAATATCAAGAAGCTATTCATTATTACAACCAATACGGAAAAAAACTCTCGGAAGAAATTATCAAAGTTGGGAATCGAAGTTACAAACAAGGTGAAATAGATTTCTTTCAATACATTCAAAGCTTGGAAAATGCGACAACTATTCAAGTGGATTATTTGGACAATGTGCTTCAATTCAATAAAACCCAATTAGACTTGCAATATCTTAATTTTTAA